Proteins encoded together in one Panthera uncia isolate 11264 chromosome A2, Puncia_PCG_1.0, whole genome shotgun sequence window:
- the LOC125929163 gene encoding cytochrome P450 4F3 isoform X7: MLTPAFHFNILKHYVKIFNDSVNVMHAKWKRLVSEGSTRLDMFEHISLMTLDSLQKCVFSFDSNCQEKPSEYIAAILELSALVAKRHQQIFMHMDFLYYLTSDGQRFRRACRLVHNFTDAVIQERRRTLPDEGVDDFLKAKAKAKTLDFIDVLLLTKDKDGKQLSDEDIRAEADTFMFGGHDTTASGLSWVLYNLAKHPEYQERCRQEVQELLRDREPKEIEWDDLAQLPFLTMCIKESLRLHPPVTVVSRCCTQDVVLPDGRVIPKGVICLVSIFGTHHNPSVWPDPEVYNPFRFDPENIKERSSLAFIPFSAGPRNCIGQTFALTEIKVVLALTLLRFRVLPDKEEPRRKPELILRAEGGLWLRVEPLSAGPQ; this comes from the exons GCCAAGTGGAAACGCCTGGTCTCAGAGGGCAGCACCCGTCTGGACATGTTTGAGCACATCAGCCTCATGACCCTGGACAGTCTGCAGAAATGTGTCTTCAGTTTTGACAGCAATTGCCAGGA GAAGCCTAGTGAATATATTGCTGCCATCTTAGAGCTCAGTGCCCTTGTGGCAAAACGGCACCAGCAGATCTTCATGCACATGGACTTCCTGTACTACCTCACTTCAGATGGGCAACGCTTCCGCAGAGCCTGCCGCCTGGTGCACAACTTCACAGATGCTGTCATCCAGGAACGGCGCCGCACTCTCCCCGATGAGGGTGTTGATGACTTCCTCAAGGCCAAGGCTAAGGCCAAGACTTTGGACTTCATTGATGTGCTCCTGCTGACCAAG GACAAAGATGGAAAACAATTGTCAGATGAGGATATCCGAGCTGAAGCTGACACCTTCATGTTTGGGG GCCATGACACCACGGCCAGTGGTCTCTCCTGGGTCCTGTACAACCTTGCGAAGCACCCAGAGTATCAGGAGCGCTGTCGGCAGGAGGTGCAAGAGCTCCTGAGGGACCGTGAGCCTAAAGAGATTGAATG GGACGACCTGGCCCAGTTGCCTTTCCTGACCATGTGCATCAAGGAGAGTCTGCGGTTGCACCCCCCGGTCACAGTCGTCTCCCGCTGCTGTACCCAGGACGTCGTGCTCCCAGATGGCCGGGTCATCCCCAAAG gtGTTATCTGCCTCGTTAGTATTTTCGGGACCCACCACAATCCATCCGTGTGGCCAGACCCTGAG GTATACAATCCTTTCCGCTTTGACCCAGAAAACATCAAGGAAAGGTCTTCCCTGGCTTTTATTCCCTTCTCCGCGGGGCCCAG GAACTGCATCGGGCAGACGTTCGCCCTGACCGAGATAAAGGTGGTCCTGGCGCTCACGCTGCTGCGCTTTCGGGTCCTGCCCGACAAGGAGGAGCCGCGCAGGAAGCCGGAGCTCATCCTGCGCGCCGAGGGCGGGCTTTGGCTGCGGGTGGAGCCGCTGAGCGCGGGCCCCCAGTGA